The Achromobacter pestifer genome includes a region encoding these proteins:
- a CDS encoding M23 family metallopeptidase yields the protein MHARDGRDGHFTLGGARLALFMGGALITAAIFGAALQRYLTPILPAVHAVGWPLAGQPGRDADFLRGNMNLLAAKVGALQAKLVSIDGLGQRVAKVAGVAYTDPELAKQLAVAQPEALTQPEATQVMDDLFTDHPPPSAASAEALGRQLDEIQARLAQQSDNLKLLDAALTKRSADQARMPTAMPITDYPYLSSSYGWRRNPVTGRSAMHEGLDFAAPPGTPILAASGGVVLESKFQPGYGNMVEIDHGDGLITRYAHASSLMVKQGQLVERGQQVARVGSSGRSTGPHLHFEVRLAGQPLDPRLFLGPHQTAPPSAVAHAAQ from the coding sequence ATGCACGCCCGCGACGGGCGGGACGGGCATTTCACCCTGGGCGGCGCGCGCCTCGCGCTGTTCATGGGGGGCGCCTTGATCACGGCTGCCATCTTTGGCGCCGCCTTACAACGATACCTTACTCCGATCCTGCCGGCCGTACATGCCGTGGGTTGGCCCCTGGCGGGCCAGCCCGGGCGCGACGCCGATTTCCTGCGCGGCAACATGAATCTGCTGGCCGCCAAGGTCGGGGCGTTGCAGGCCAAGCTGGTAAGCATCGACGGATTGGGCCAGCGCGTGGCCAAGGTGGCCGGCGTGGCTTACACCGATCCCGAGCTGGCCAAGCAACTGGCCGTGGCGCAGCCCGAGGCGCTGACTCAGCCCGAAGCCACCCAGGTCATGGACGATCTGTTCACTGACCATCCGCCGCCCAGCGCGGCCTCGGCCGAGGCGCTGGGCCGCCAGCTCGACGAGATCCAGGCCAGGCTGGCCCAGCAGTCGGACAACCTGAAGCTGCTGGACGCGGCGCTGACCAAGCGCTCGGCGGACCAGGCGCGCATGCCGACCGCCATGCCTATCACCGACTACCCCTATCTCAGTTCGTCGTATGGCTGGCGCCGCAACCCCGTGACGGGCCGCAGCGCCATGCACGAAGGCCTGGATTTCGCCGCGCCTCCGGGGACGCCCATCCTGGCGGCTTCCGGCGGCGTCGTGCTGGAATCCAAGTTCCAGCCGGGCTACGGCAATATGGTCGAGATTGATCACGGCGATGGCCTGATCACCCGCTACGCCCACGCGTCTTCCCTGATGGTGAAGCAGGGGCAGTTGGTCGAACGCGGCCAGCAAGTGGCGCGCGTGGGCAGTTCTGGCCGTTCCACCGGCCCGCATTTGCACTTCGAAGTCCGTCTGGCCGGGCAGCCGCTGGACCCGCGCCTGTTCCTGGGACCGCACCAGACCGCGCCGCCCTCCGCGGTGGCGCACGCCGCCCAGTGA
- a CDS encoding DciA family protein, translating to MRGAGVLATARKHLQIQYAVAAVLPAPLGAVCQVGKLENQCLHLVVPSAAHAAKMRQLAPRIARTLADQGWNLNEIAVKVQAGLPKPGARQPRPPKEAQPLGDTALGAFESLHDNLRPGPLADAVAKLLKHHKSS from the coding sequence ATGCGGGGCGCCGGCGTTCTGGCGACCGCCCGCAAGCACTTGCAAATCCAGTACGCGGTGGCGGCGGTTCTGCCCGCCCCGCTGGGCGCCGTGTGCCAGGTGGGCAAACTGGAAAACCAGTGCCTGCACCTGGTGGTGCCTAGTGCCGCGCATGCGGCCAAGATGCGTCAATTGGCTCCGCGCATAGCGCGGACCCTGGCAGACCAAGGCTGGAACCTTAACGAAATCGCCGTCAAGGTACAAGCGGGTTTGCCCAAACCCGGCGCCCGCCAGCCGCGCCCTCCCAAAGAGGCGCAACCGCTGGGCGACACCGCCCTGGGCGCATTCGAGTCACTGCACGACAACCTGCGGCCCGGACCTCTGGCCGACGCGGTCGCCAAGCTGCTGAAGCACCACAAGAGTAGCTGA
- the lpxC gene encoding UDP-3-O-acyl-N-acetylglucosamine deacetylase: MFRQRSIQNLVRTTGVGVHSGRRVELTLRPAQPNTGIVFHRVDLPQVVDLPAQATGVGDTRMASVLQQGNVRVSTVEHLMSALAGLGIDNLHIDLTAEEVPIMDGSAATFVYLLRSAGIVEQNAPKQFIRVLKPVEVREGEGRNEKWARLEPHEGYALAFSIDFRHPAIDSTANFAEIDFATHSYVREIARARTFGFVNEVEALRSMGLARGGSLDNAIVMDEYRVLNSDGLRYDDEFVKHKILDAIGDLYLLGKPLVARYVACKSGHGLNNQLARALLEQRDAWELITYESQAEAPQAFRHEWQLA; encoded by the coding sequence ATGTTCCGACAGCGCAGCATTCAGAATCTCGTCCGCACGACAGGCGTCGGCGTCCACTCCGGACGGCGGGTCGAGCTCACCTTGCGCCCGGCACAACCGAATACGGGCATCGTTTTCCACCGCGTCGATCTGCCGCAGGTCGTGGACCTGCCCGCGCAGGCCACTGGCGTCGGCGACACGCGCATGGCATCGGTGCTGCAGCAGGGCAATGTCCGCGTGTCGACGGTGGAACACCTCATGTCGGCCCTGGCCGGCCTGGGCATCGACAACCTGCATATCGACCTCACTGCCGAAGAAGTCCCCATCATGGACGGCAGTGCGGCCACGTTTGTCTATCTGTTGCGCTCGGCGGGCATCGTCGAGCAGAACGCGCCCAAGCAATTCATCCGCGTCCTGAAGCCGGTGGAAGTGCGCGAAGGCGAAGGCCGCAACGAGAAATGGGCGCGCCTGGAACCCCACGAGGGCTACGCGCTGGCGTTCTCGATCGATTTCCGCCACCCCGCCATCGACTCCACGGCCAATTTCGCCGAGATCGATTTCGCCACGCATTCGTATGTACGTGAAATTGCCCGTGCGCGCACCTTTGGTTTCGTCAACGAAGTCGAGGCCCTGCGCTCCATGGGCCTGGCCCGCGGCGGCAGCTTGGACAACGCCATCGTCATGGACGAGTACCGCGTGCTCAACAGTGACGGGCTGCGCTACGACGACGAATTTGTAAAACACAAGATCCTGGACGCCATCGGCGACCTGTATCTGTTGGGCAAGCCCCTGGTGGCGCGCTACGTCGCGTGCAAGTCGGGCCATGGCCTGAACAACCAGTTGGCCCGCGCGCTGCTGGAACAGCGCGACGCCTGGGAACTGATCACCTACGAATCCCAGGCTGAGGCGCCGCAGGCGTTTCGCCACGAGTGGCAACTGGCCTGA
- the ftsZ gene encoding cell division protein FtsZ: MMNFEMLENNTKGTVIKVVGVGGAGGNAVAHMIRSGVHGVDFICANTDAQALAATNAPVQIRLGRTGLGAGAKPEQGRASAETAREEIRAALNGAHMVFITAGMGGGTGTGAGPVVAEVAKELGILTVGVVTKPFTFEGNKRLKMAEDGISELAKHVHSLIVVLNENLYELMDEDATQEDCFRSADDILHNACAGIAEIINVEGNVNVDFEDVKTIMGEQGQAMMGTASASGADRARVAAEHAIACPLLEGVDLNGARGVLVNITASRSLKMRETREIMETIRSYASDDATVIFGTAYDETMGENLRVTVVATGLGRAQARPQLVQNTAEVLRTGTDNMPMGTMPAGGQGDYRNLDMPSVMRNPRSQASAQVRALESSGMDHFDIPAFLRKQAD, from the coding sequence ATGATGAACTTTGAGATGCTTGAGAACAACACCAAAGGGACCGTTATCAAGGTCGTTGGTGTGGGCGGTGCGGGCGGCAATGCCGTGGCGCACATGATTCGCAGCGGTGTGCATGGCGTGGATTTCATCTGCGCCAACACCGATGCGCAGGCACTGGCGGCGACCAACGCCCCGGTGCAGATCCGTCTGGGCCGCACTGGCCTGGGCGCGGGCGCCAAGCCCGAGCAGGGACGTGCGTCGGCTGAAACCGCGCGCGAGGAGATCCGTGCCGCGCTGAACGGCGCACACATGGTCTTCATTACCGCCGGCATGGGCGGTGGCACCGGCACCGGCGCAGGTCCGGTCGTGGCCGAAGTCGCCAAGGAACTGGGCATCCTGACCGTGGGCGTGGTCACCAAGCCCTTCACCTTCGAAGGCAACAAGCGCCTGAAGATGGCCGAGGACGGTATCTCGGAATTGGCCAAGCACGTGCATTCGCTCATCGTGGTGCTCAACGAGAACCTCTATGAACTGATGGACGAGGACGCGACGCAGGAAGACTGCTTCCGTTCCGCCGACGATATCCTGCACAACGCTTGCGCAGGCATCGCCGAAATCATCAACGTCGAAGGTAACGTCAACGTCGACTTCGAAGACGTCAAGACGATCATGGGTGAGCAGGGCCAGGCCATGATGGGCACGGCGTCGGCTTCGGGTGCAGACCGCGCCCGCGTGGCCGCCGAGCACGCCATTGCTTGCCCGCTGCTGGAAGGCGTGGACCTGAACGGCGCTCGCGGCGTGCTGGTCAACATCACCGCCAGCCGCTCGCTGAAGATGCGCGAAACGCGCGAAATCATGGAAACGATCCGCAGCTACGCTTCGGACGACGCGACCGTGATCTTCGGCACCGCCTACGACGAAACCATGGGCGAAAACCTGCGCGTGACCGTGGTCGCGACCGGCCTGGGCCGTGCGCAAGCGCGTCCGCAGCTGGTGCAGAACACCGCTGAAGTGCTGCGTACCGGCACCGACAACATGCCCATGGGCACGATGCCGGCTGGCGGTCAAGGCGATTACCGCAATCTGGACATGCCGTCTGTCATGCGCAATCCGCGCAGCCAGGCGTCGGCTCAGGTGCGTGCTCTGGAAAGCTCGGGTATGGATCATTTCGACATCCCGGCATTCCTGCGCAAGCAAGCGGATTGA
- the ftsA gene encoding cell division protein FtsA translates to MTRDIKDLIVALDIGTSKVVAVVAEILPEGRFEVLGLGQHESRGMRKGVVVNIETTVNSIQRALEEAELMADCKIRDVYTGIAGSHIRSFNSSGMVAVKDKEVTATDVARVIETAKAVNIPTDQQVLHVLTQEFIVDGQEDIREPIGMSGLRLEVRVHIVTGAVSAAQNIVKCVRRCGLEVQDLILQPLASSLAVLTADEKELGVVLVDIGGGTTDVAIFTGGAIRHTAVLPIAGDQITNDIAAMLRTPTPDAEEIKLRYGVAKQVLASPDESVEVPGLGDRGPRQVKRQALGAVIEPRVEELFTLVQQVVRDSGYEDLLASGVVLTGGSAQLPGMIELAEDVFLKPVRVAVPEYEGSLADVMRNPRFSTVMGLLQEARMQRVRGRKVAAQTGNFKSLLARMKEWFMN, encoded by the coding sequence ATGACCCGTGACATCAAGGACCTTATCGTCGCCCTCGATATCGGCACCAGCAAGGTGGTGGCTGTGGTGGCTGAAATTTTGCCTGAAGGGCGATTCGAAGTGCTGGGCCTCGGCCAGCACGAATCGCGCGGCATGCGCAAGGGCGTGGTCGTCAATATCGAGACCACTGTGAATTCCATTCAGCGCGCGCTTGAAGAAGCCGAGCTGATGGCAGATTGCAAGATTCGCGACGTCTACACCGGCATTGCCGGCAGCCATATCCGCAGCTTCAATTCCAGCGGCATGGTCGCCGTGAAGGACAAGGAAGTCACCGCCACCGACGTTGCCCGCGTCATCGAGACCGCCAAGGCGGTGAACATCCCGACCGACCAGCAGGTGTTGCACGTGCTGACGCAGGAGTTCATCGTCGACGGCCAGGAAGACATCCGCGAGCCCATCGGCATGAGCGGCCTGCGCCTGGAAGTGCGCGTGCATATCGTGACGGGCGCGGTCAGCGCGGCCCAGAACATCGTGAAGTGCGTGCGCCGCTGCGGCCTGGAAGTGCAGGACCTGATCCTGCAGCCCCTGGCCTCCAGCCTGGCCGTGCTGACCGCCGATGAAAAAGAGCTCGGCGTCGTGCTGGTCGACATCGGCGGCGGCACCACCGACGTGGCCATCTTCACCGGCGGCGCGATCCGCCACACCGCCGTGCTGCCCATTGCCGGCGACCAGATCACCAACGACATCGCCGCGATGCTGCGCACGCCCACGCCCGATGCCGAGGAAATCAAGCTGCGTTACGGCGTGGCCAAGCAGGTGCTGGCCAGCCCGGACGAGTCCGTGGAAGTGCCGGGCCTGGGCGACCGCGGTCCGCGCCAGGTCAAGCGCCAGGCGCTGGGCGCGGTGATCGAGCCGCGCGTGGAAGAGCTGTTCACGCTGGTGCAGCAGGTCGTGCGCGACTCCGGCTACGAGGATCTGCTGGCTTCCGGCGTGGTCCTGACCGGCGGCTCGGCGCAATTGCCCGGCATGATCGAACTGGCCGAGGACGTGTTCCTCAAGCCGGTGCGCGTGGCGGTGCCCGAATACGAAGGCAGCCTGGCCGATGTGATGCGCAATCCGCGCTTCTCGACGGTGATGGGCTTGTTGCAGGAAGCACGGATGCAGCGCGTGCGCGGCCGCAAGGTCGCCGCCCAGACAGGCAATTTCAAGAGCCTGCTGGCGCGCATGAAGGAATGGTTCATGAACTGA
- a CDS encoding cell division protein FtsQ/DivIB, whose amino-acid sequence MWNDARTTNLIANTLAVLAVCAMLVAGVVWVAQRPFFTLQAIELESMPDTELHYVSTGAVRSAIAGRFKGNFFTVDLDDAREIFESVPWVRHATVRRIWPNVLRVRIEEQQPLALWNENQMINTWGEAFTANTGEVDDETVLPQFSGPEGSESLVVQRYAELARWFAPLDMHVTQLDLSPRYAWRVVLSNGMSLDLGRDPGADAPDPHGLPGALPFAARIQRFVQAWPAVAGRLEGRTVTQADLRYPNGFALALAPLPPSETKSKSIPKPPKKR is encoded by the coding sequence GTGTGGAACGACGCTCGCACCACCAACCTGATCGCCAACACGCTGGCCGTGCTGGCGGTTTGCGCCATGCTCGTCGCGGGCGTGGTGTGGGTGGCGCAACGCCCGTTCTTCACGCTGCAGGCCATCGAGCTGGAATCGATGCCGGACACCGAGCTGCACTACGTGTCGACGGGGGCGGTGCGATCGGCGATCGCGGGCCGCTTCAAGGGCAACTTCTTCACGGTGGACCTGGACGACGCGCGCGAGATCTTCGAATCGGTGCCGTGGGTCCGGCACGCCACCGTGCGGCGGATCTGGCCCAACGTGCTGCGCGTGCGGATCGAAGAACAGCAGCCCCTGGCGCTGTGGAACGAGAACCAGATGATCAACACCTGGGGCGAGGCGTTCACGGCCAACACGGGCGAGGTGGACGACGAGACCGTGCTGCCGCAGTTCTCCGGTCCGGAGGGCTCCGAGTCGCTGGTCGTGCAGCGCTACGCCGAATTGGCGCGCTGGTTCGCTCCGCTGGACATGCACGTCACGCAGTTGGACCTGAGTCCGCGCTACGCCTGGCGCGTGGTGCTGTCCAACGGCATGTCGCTGGACCTGGGCCGCGATCCGGGCGCCGATGCGCCGGATCCGCATGGCCTGCCGGGTGCCTTGCCGTTCGCGGCCCGTATTCAACGTTTTGTGCAGGCGTGGCCCGCCGTGGCGGGGCGCCTGGAAGGGCGCACCGTAACGCAGGCCGATTTGCGCTATCCCAATGGTTTCGCCCTGGCGCTGGCCCCGTTGCCGCCGTCGGAAACCAAATCCAAATCCATACCGAAACCTCCCAAGAAACGCTAA
- a CDS encoding D-alanine--D-alanine ligase, with translation MNTQFGKVGVLYGGRSAEREVSLMSGAGVHQALLSAGVDAHLFDTGERSLSELAAQGFDRVFIALHGRYGEDGTIQGALELLGIPYTGSGPLASALAMDKTMTKRVWLQHGLPTPDFELLDADTELRLVPDRLSLPLIIKPPHEGSTVGITKVVGYSDMKEAYAAAARFDAEVLAEQFITGRELTVAVLGGGKTARALPVIEIAAPGGNYDYEHKYFSDDTQYFCPATLPPEVAAEVAEIAVKAYQALGCEGWGRADFILDRDNRPWLLEMNTSPGMTSHSLVPMAAKAVGISYAELCVAILSEAACKVHSPARNA, from the coding sequence ATGAACACGCAATTCGGCAAAGTGGGTGTGTTGTACGGCGGCCGTTCCGCCGAGCGCGAAGTGTCCCTGATGTCGGGCGCCGGCGTGCATCAGGCGCTGCTCAGTGCCGGTGTCGATGCACACCTGTTCGATACGGGCGAGCGCAGCCTGTCCGAGCTGGCAGCCCAGGGCTTTGACCGCGTGTTCATCGCCCTGCATGGCCGCTACGGCGAAGACGGCACCATCCAGGGCGCGCTGGAACTGCTGGGCATCCCCTACACCGGCAGCGGCCCGTTGGCGTCCGCGTTGGCCATGGACAAGACCATGACCAAGCGCGTCTGGCTGCAGCACGGCCTGCCCACGCCTGATTTTGAATTGCTGGACGCCGACACCGAGCTGCGTCTGGTGCCGGACCGCCTGAGCCTGCCGCTGATCATCAAGCCGCCGCACGAAGGTTCGACCGTGGGCATCACCAAGGTGGTGGGCTATTCCGACATGAAGGAAGCCTACGCCGCGGCCGCGCGTTTCGACGCCGAGGTGCTGGCCGAGCAGTTCATCACCGGCCGCGAGCTGACCGTGGCGGTGCTGGGCGGCGGCAAGACCGCCCGCGCGCTGCCGGTCATCGAGATCGCCGCGCCCGGCGGCAACTACGACTACGAGCACAAGTACTTCTCTGACGACACGCAGTACTTCTGCCCGGCCACGCTGCCGCCCGAAGTGGCCGCGGAAGTCGCCGAGATCGCGGTCAAGGCTTACCAGGCGCTGGGCTGCGAAGGCTGGGGCCGCGCCGATTTCATCCTCGACCGCGACAACCGGCCGTGGCTGCTGGAAATGAACACCTCGCCTGGCATGACCAGTCATTCACTCGTTCCCATGGCCGCCAAGGCGGTGGGAATCAGCTACGCCGAACTGTGCGTGGCGATCTTGTCCGAGGCTGCGTGCAAAGTGCACAGCCCGGCCCGTAACGCTTGA
- the murC gene encoding UDP-N-acetylmuramate--L-alanine ligase: MKHRIQHIHFVGIGGSGMSGIAEVLLNLGYTISGSDLNESAVTRRLAGLGMKIAIGHVASNVTGAAAIVTSTAVAGDNPEVIAARAARIPVVPRAIMLAELMRLKRGIAVAGTHGKTTTTSLVASVLAAGDLDPTFVIGGRLNSAGANARLGQGDYIVVEADESDASFLNLLPVMAIVTNIDADHMDTYGHDVARLKSAFIEFTQRLPFYGSAVLCSDDANVREIMPFVSRPITTYGLNEEAQVRAYEVQPEGTRMRFNVQRTHRDTLLPPLQVELNLPGLHNVRNALAAIAVATELGVADDAICEALSSFRGVGRRFTQTGEFAVPANHGGGTFTVIDDYGHHPVEMAATLAAARGAWPDRRIVLAFQPHRYTRTRDCFEDFVRVLGTADAVLLTEVYAAGEPPLVAADGRALSRALRVAGKVEPVFVEDVAELPQAVVDFVRDGDVVIVMGAGSISKVPAQVGELA, from the coding sequence ATGAAACACAGAATTCAACACATCCATTTCGTAGGCATCGGCGGCTCGGGCATGAGCGGCATTGCCGAGGTGCTGCTCAACCTGGGCTACACCATCAGCGGTTCCGACCTGAACGAGTCGGCGGTGACGCGCCGCCTGGCCGGCCTGGGCATGAAGATCGCCATCGGCCATGTGGCCAGCAACGTCACCGGCGCCGCCGCCATCGTCACGTCCACCGCGGTGGCGGGCGACAACCCCGAGGTGATCGCGGCCCGCGCGGCGCGCATTCCGGTGGTGCCACGCGCCATCATGCTGGCCGAACTGATGCGCCTGAAGCGCGGCATCGCTGTCGCCGGCACGCACGGCAAGACGACCACGACCAGCCTGGTGGCCAGCGTGCTCGCCGCCGGCGACCTGGATCCGACCTTCGTGATCGGCGGCCGCCTGAATTCGGCCGGCGCCAATGCGCGCCTGGGGCAGGGCGACTACATCGTGGTCGAGGCTGACGAATCCGACGCCTCGTTCTTGAATCTGCTGCCGGTGATGGCCATCGTGACCAATATCGATGCCGATCACATGGACACCTACGGGCACGACGTGGCGCGCCTGAAGAGCGCCTTCATCGAGTTCACGCAACGCCTGCCGTTCTACGGCAGCGCCGTGCTGTGCTCGGACGACGCCAATGTGCGCGAGATCATGCCCTTCGTGTCGCGGCCCATCACGACCTACGGCCTGAACGAAGAGGCGCAAGTGCGCGCCTATGAAGTACAGCCGGAAGGCACGCGCATGCGCTTCAACGTACAGCGCACGCATCGCGACACTCTGTTGCCGCCCTTGCAGGTCGAACTGAACCTGCCGGGCCTGCACAACGTGCGCAACGCGCTGGCCGCGATCGCCGTGGCGACCGAGCTGGGCGTGGCCGACGATGCCATCTGCGAGGCGCTGTCCTCGTTCCGGGGCGTGGGCCGCCGCTTCACGCAGACGGGCGAATTCGCGGTGCCGGCCAATCATGGCGGCGGCACCTTCACCGTGATCGACGACTACGGCCATCATCCGGTGGAAATGGCTGCGACGCTGGCGGCCGCACGCGGCGCCTGGCCTGACCGCCGCATCGTGCTGGCCTTCCAGCCGCACCGCTATACGCGTACCCGCGACTGCTTCGAGGATTTCGTGCGCGTGCTGGGCACGGCAGACGCCGTGCTGCTGACCGAGGTCTATGCCGCGGGCGAGCCGCCGCTGGTGGCGGCCGACGGCCGGGCCTTGTCGCGCGCCTTGCGGGTGGCCGGCAAGGTCGAACCGGTGTTCGTCGAGGACGTGGCGGAACTGCCGCAGGCCGTGGTGGATTTCGTGCGCGACGGCGACGTAGTGATTGTTATGGGAGCGGGTTCGATCAGCAAGGTCCCCGCCCAAGTTGGAGAACTGGCATGA
- the murG gene encoding undecaprenyldiphospho-muramoylpentapeptide beta-N-acetylglucosaminyltransferase codes for MTASRTILIMAGGTGGHIMPGLAVADVLRERGWRVLWLGNPEKMEGRLVPPRGIELVPLRFQGVRGKGASALLKLPFLLLRAFGQAWSRLSDVRPDVVLGMGGYVAFPGGVIAALRGTPLVVHEQNAVAGTANKWLARMARRVLSGFPGVLPKGEAMGNPVRADLCALPEPAARYARRSGPLRVLVVGGSLGAQALNTTLPQALALLPQESRPVVVHQAGEQHLPALQQAYAQAGVEADCRAFIDDMAGAMGEADLLICRAGAMTVSEVAAAGVAALFVPFPHAIDDHQTANARFLSDAQAAWLQPQTALTPEWLAQWLGQRSRQELQAVAERARAHARPEAAAHIADVCEQAAGRAS; via the coding sequence ATGACGGCCTCTCGCACCATCCTGATCATGGCTGGGGGCACCGGCGGGCACATCATGCCGGGGCTGGCCGTGGCCGACGTACTGCGCGAGCGCGGCTGGCGCGTGCTGTGGCTGGGCAACCCCGAAAAGATGGAAGGCCGGCTGGTGCCGCCGCGCGGCATAGAATTGGTGCCGCTGCGCTTCCAGGGCGTGCGCGGCAAGGGCGCTTCGGCGCTGCTGAAGCTGCCGTTCCTGCTGCTGCGCGCATTCGGACAAGCCTGGTCGCGCCTGTCCGACGTGCGGCCCGACGTGGTGCTGGGCATGGGCGGCTACGTGGCCTTCCCGGGCGGCGTGATCGCCGCGCTACGCGGCACGCCGCTGGTCGTGCATGAACAGAATGCCGTGGCAGGTACCGCGAACAAGTGGCTGGCCAGGATGGCCCGCCGCGTGCTCAGCGGCTTTCCCGGCGTGCTGCCCAAGGGCGAGGCCATGGGCAACCCGGTGCGCGCGGACCTGTGCGCGTTGCCGGAACCTGCGGCGCGCTACGCCCGCCGCAGTGGTCCGCTGCGCGTGCTGGTCGTGGGCGGCAGCCTGGGTGCCCAGGCGCTGAATACCACGCTGCCGCAGGCGCTGGCGCTATTGCCGCAGGAAAGCCGGCCGGTGGTGGTGCACCAGGCTGGCGAGCAACATTTGCCCGCGCTGCAGCAGGCCTACGCCCAGGCGGGCGTGGAAGCCGACTGCCGCGCATTCATCGATGACATGGCGGGCGCCATGGGCGAGGCCGATCTGCTGATCTGCCGCGCGGGCGCCATGACGGTGTCCGAAGTGGCCGCGGCGGGTGTCGCGGCCCTGTTCGTGCCGTTCCCGCATGCCATCGACGACCACCAGACCGCCAACGCGCGCTTCCTGAGCGACGCGCAGGCCGCCTGGCTGCAGCCGCAGACTGCCCTGACACCCGAATGGCTGGCGCAGTGGCTGGGCCAGCGCTCCCGACAAGAACTTCAAGCCGTGGCCGAACGGGCCCGCGCGCATGCGCGCCCCGAAGCCGCGGCCCATATCGCCGACGTCTGTGAACAAGCAGCGGGGCGCGCATCATGA
- the ftsW gene encoding putative lipid II flippase FtsW, whose product MSLIADLTASVNAVRPGRTRMRNFDLPLVIAASTLLLLGLLMVYSASIALADGPRYASYGRYYFVIRHGLFVSAGLLGAAVVLAVPIRVWQRLAVPLFVVAIVLLVAVLIPGIGREVNGAHRWIPLGPLNFQPSELMKLAALLYAADYTVRKQEHMQAFARGFLPMAFALAGVGMLLLLEPDLGAFMVIVAIAIGILFLGGINGKYFSSLLAVLVSTFLMLIWLSPWRRARLFAYLDPWNEDNAYGSAYQLSHSLIALGRGEWLGVGLGASVEKLHYLPEAHTDFLMAVVGEELGFAGVMLVITLFAIIVYRGFDIGRQAIAMERTFAGLVAHGVAMWFGVQSFINMGVCLGLLPTKGLTLPLMSYGGSGIVMNLCALAMLIRVDVENRVMMRGGRV is encoded by the coding sequence ATGAGCCTGATCGCCGATCTCACCGCCAGCGTCAACGCCGTACGGCCCGGCCGTACCCGCATGCGCAATTTCGATCTGCCGCTGGTCATCGCGGCGTCGACCTTGCTGCTGCTCGGCTTGCTGATGGTGTATTCGGCGTCGATCGCGCTGGCCGATGGCCCGCGCTACGCATCGTATGGCCGCTACTACTTCGTGATCCGTCATGGCCTGTTTGTCAGCGCCGGGCTGCTTGGCGCCGCCGTGGTGCTGGCGGTGCCGATCCGCGTGTGGCAGCGCCTGGCGGTGCCGCTGTTCGTGGTGGCCATCGTGCTGCTGGTGGCGGTGCTGATCCCCGGCATCGGCCGTGAGGTCAACGGCGCGCACCGCTGGATCCCGCTGGGCCCGCTGAACTTCCAGCCCTCTGAACTGATGAAGCTGGCTGCGCTGCTCTACGCCGCCGATTACACCGTGCGCAAGCAGGAGCACATGCAGGCCTTTGCCCGCGGCTTCCTGCCGATGGCGTTCGCACTGGCCGGCGTCGGCATGCTGTTGCTGCTCGAACCCGACCTGGGCGCCTTCATGGTGATCGTGGCGATCGCCATCGGCATCCTGTTCCTGGGCGGTATCAACGGCAAGTACTTCAGCAGCCTGCTGGCCGTGCTGGTGAGCACCTTCCTGATGCTGATCTGGCTGTCGCCGTGGCGCCGGGCGCGCTTGTTCGCGTATCTGGATCCCTGGAACGAAGACAATGCCTACGGCAGCGCCTACCAGCTGTCGCATTCGCTGATCGCCCTGGGCCGCGGCGAATGGCTGGGCGTGGGGCTGGGCGCCAGCGTCGAAAAACTGCATTACCTGCCCGAAGCGCACACCGACTTCCTGATGGCAGTGGTGGGCGAGGAACTGGGCTTTGCCGGCGTGATGCTGGTCATCACCTTGTTTGCCATCATCGTCTATCGCGGTTTCGACATCGGCCGCCAGGCCATCGCCATGGAACGCACCTTCGCGGGTTTGGTGGCGCATGGCGTGGCGATGTGGTTCGGCGTGCAGTCGTTCATCAATATGGGCGTCTGCCTGGGCCTGCTGCCGACCAAGGGTCTGACCCTGCCGCTGATGAGCTATGGCGGTTCGGGCATTGTGATGAACCTGTGCGCGCTGGCGATGCTGATACGGGTCGACGTGGAAAACCGCGTCATGATGCGTGGAGGACGGGTATGA